The Salipiger sp. CCB-MM3 sequence CAGCGCCATGCGCATTTCCTGAAGCATGTCGCGGTCGTCGTTGATGCCCGCCTCGTCGATGCCCATTCCAACCACGATGCCGCGCTTGCGCAACTCCATCAGCGGCAGCATCCCCGAGCGCAGGCGGAAGTTGGACGAGCAGTTGTGGCACACGCAGGTGCCGGTCCCGGCGCAGATCTCGAGGTCTTCTTCGGTCATCCACACGCCGTGGCCAAGGGTCAGCTTCGGGCTGAGAAGTCCGAGCTTTTCGAGATGTTTGACGGCGGTCGTGCCGGTGCGCTTGAAGGCGTATTCCTTCTGATAGGCGGTTTCGAGCAGGTGCATATGCATCGGCACGCCGTCAGCGTCCGAGCGCTCTTTCATCGCCAAAAGCCCATCGTCGGTCATCCAGTGCAGGTTCGCCGGGGCCAGCTGGATGCGCGCGCGCGAATTGCCGTTGCTGTCGCGCAGATGTTCGTAAAGCGCCATATATTCGGCAAAGCTCATCTTCTGCTGGCCGAGGTGCTCGGCCATGGCGCGCCCGGCTTCGGGCGGCAGGCGGCGGCAGAAATCTTCGTCGGCCTCGTAGACGAACCGGTTCTGCTCTCGCACCGCGTAGCAGTAAGAGGCGCGCATCCCCACCGTCTCATAGGCTTTCAGCACACCGCCCGCCGAGGCCTTGACCTGCTCCAGATCGCCGGTGGCCCAGCCTTGGATATGCTGCACCGTGGTGACGCCCGAAGAGATCATCTCGAAGGCAGAGAACAGCGTGTCGAGATAGGGGTCGATCTTGCGCATCGACAGCCGCGCGGCGAACCACAGTTCCAGCGCGTAATCGGGCGCGCCCAGTTGCAGCGGGGTCAGGCCGATGTGGTGGTGGCTGTTGACCAGCCCCGGCATCATCAGGTGATGCGGGTAGTCCGTGGTCTTTGCACCGGGATAGGCGGCGGTGATCTCGGCGGCGGGACCGACGGCGAGGATGATGCCGTCTTCATGGGCCAGTGCCGCGTTTTCGATGATATCGGGCGAGACATCATCCTTCGCGCCCGAAACGATCCAGCGGGCGGTGACGATTTCGATACTCACGAGAATTCCTGTTCCTTGAAGGATTTTTCCACTTCCTCGGCCAGCAGCGCTTCGCAGCGGCGCGCGAGGTCGATCATTTCGGGGCTGCGCAGATCGCGCGGGCGGGCCTGATCGAGGCGGATCTCGGCCTTGATCTGGCCGGGACGCGCGGTGAAGACGACGATGCGGTCGGCCAGCGCCAGGGCCTCGTCGATCGAGTGGGTCACCAGCAGCACCGAAGCGCCCGAGCTTTCCCAGACATCGAGCAGATGTTTCTGCATCCGGGCGCGGGTCTGGATGTCGAGCGCGGCAAAGGGCTCGTCCATCAGCAGCACCTTGGGTTTCATCGCCAGCGCCCGTGCCAGCGCGGCGCGCTGGCGCATCCCGCCCGACAGCTCATGCGGGCGCTTGTTGCCCGCGCCGACGAGGCCGACGAGACGCAGCAACCGCTCGGCGGCCTCATCCATCTCGCGCGGCGACTTGCCAGCGATGCGCAGACCGAAGGTGATATTGTCCTTCACCGTCAGCCACGGATAAAGCGAGGCCTCCTGAAAGATCAGGCTGCGTTCGGGCGAGGGTTCGGTGATCTCCAGCGCGTCGAAGGTGACAGATCCCTGCGTGGCGTCTTCGAGCCCGGCGACGATATAGAGCAGCGAGCTTTTGCCACAGCCCGAGGGCCCGAGCAGCACGACGAACTCGCCAAGCGCCACATCGAGGGTGAGGTTGCGGACCGCGGGGACTGGCTCGGGGCCGTCCGGGTTCCAGGTTTTCGAGACGTTCTTGATGGACAGTCCGAGCATGGGTCACACCCCTCCCACGGGGCTGGGACCGACCCACCAAAGGACCTTGCGCTGCACGTAGCGAAGCGCCTGATCGAAGGCAAAGCCGGTGATCCCGATAAGTGTCATGGTGAAGAAGACGAGGCTGGCGTTGAACGTGTTGCGCGCCAGCATGGTGACCTGACCAAGGCCCGAGCCGACGCCCACCGCCTCGGCGATCAGCACTACCATCCACGCGGCGAAAAGGTTCATGCGCAGGGTGACGAAGAGGTCGGGCAGGATCGCGGGCAGGATCACATGGCGGTAGATCTGCCGTTTCGAGCAGCCCATGATCTTGGCCAGTTGGATGTAGTTCTTGGGCACGCTGTCGATCAGCGACAGCGTCGCCAGCGTCATCACGAAGAAAATGGCGATGAACACCAGAAAGATCGCGGGCGGGTTGCCGATGCCGAAGACGAAGACGGCGACCGGGATCCATGCCACCGGCGAGATCGGTGCCAGCATGGTGACCATCGGCAGCATCAGATTGCCGAAGATGCGGAAGTAGCGGATCGCAAGCCCGATCCCCAGCGACATGATGAAGCCCAGCCCCAGCCCTGCGGTGACCCGCAGCGAGGTCCAGCCGATCACCCCCAGCACCGACCAGAAGGATCCGCCTTGGCTGAGCGCCCCGGCGCGCTGGCCGTTGGGGTCGAAAAAGCGGAACTGGTCGGGCAGATTGGCCAGAAAGATATGCGGTGGCGGCAGCAGCAGAGGGTTTGCCCACCCCCGCCACCATGCGAGCTCCCACAAGCCCACGAAGATTGCGAGCGACGCGAGAGACCACAGCGCCGGGGCCAGTTTGCGGGCCAGATTGCGGCCCGCGGGCGGACGCGTTGGGGCGGATAGTTTTCTCTCGTCACTCATGGTTCCGTCGCTCATGGGAGGCTCCTGTGCTCATTCTCGGCTCAATGGGGTCTTCAGGCGGTCTTGAGCGCGAGCTGCTCGTAAAGGTCACCGTTCTCGGCGATCACCTCTTCCAGAAGCGTCCAGTCAACGGCCTCGGCAGGGAGCGTGTTCTTGACGTAACCCATGGCCTGCATCGAGGCCGAACGCTCGACAAAGAACTCGGTGTTGTTGCGCTGGTCGATCATCACCGGCTGGCGCGACTGGGCCAGCTTCAACGCCTCGAGCGAGGTCTTGTAGTAGGTGCCCACCGTGTCCTCGAGCGCCTTGTCGGTGTCCTGCTCGGACTGCAACTGCGCGGTCATCATCGCCTTGATCACCGCTTTCACCGCGTCAGGGTTTTCCTCCAGCAGCGGGATGCGCGCGGCCAGCACGCAGTCCGAATAGCCCTTGCCGTAGACGTCGAGCCCGTCCGACAGCACCGAGGCGCCCGCGCGCTCCTGCAGACATTGCGTGGCATAGGGTTCGATGTGGCACACCGCGTCGATCGCGCCATTGATGAAGGCGGCGGCAAGCTCGGGCGAGGTGTTGAAGTATTTCACGTCGACATCGGCAAAGGACATGCCCGCGGCGGTCAGATAGTCATAGGGCAGCACCTCAAGCGTGTCGGCCTGAAAGGTGCCGATGGTCTTGCCTTTGAGGTCCTCTGCCGAGGTGATGCCTTCGGCACCGACGAAGATGCAGCCCTCGACACCCGCGCCCGCGACGATGCGCACCGGCGCCCCGGCATCGACCAGCGTGATGAAGTTGGAATAGGGGATGACCGAGACGTCGACCATGCCCGCGCCGAAGAGCGTGACCACATCGGTGGTGGTCGGGGTCACGACGAAATCAAGCTCGACGCCATCGTCCTTGGCCAGTTCACGCTCTTTGGCGAGGAAAATGCCGAGGTTGCACAGGCCCGAGCCGTGGGTGGCCTTGATTGTGGTCATTCCGGCAGCGGCGGCCTCGGAGGCGCTCATCAGCCCGGCGGGCAGCGCTAGGCTGGCCGCAGCGGCGGCGCTGCCTTTGAGAAAGCCGCGTCGGCTGGCCATCTGGATGTTTTGGTAGGTGTTCCCGCAACGTTCGCACATGTCTTTGTCCTCTCTGTTGGGCACGGACAAAGTGGCGGGCGGTCTATCGTTCAGGCAGGCCGGGCCAAATCGTCCATGACAATTTTTCTCGGCACGCCAACCAGAAGAAGAGGAGCGAACACTGCCATATGGCATTCATGTCAGTGGTTCAGCGGGCAGTGTGCCCTCTCTGCGCTGAGATCAGCCTGAGCCGATCCACGGCGGACGAGAGGGAAATTGCGCCGAATTTTCTTTGTCGCACTCGGCGCTGTCGGCTTATTGAGCAAATGGAATGCCAAATTTGCATAATTTAAGCGATCTGGATCCGAAGAGGGCCCGGAGCGGCGAGGTTATGGCGAATCAAATGGTTGCGGGCGCTTCTACGCCGGGATGTCTGCGATGAACGGGTCGGCGGCTCCGCGCTATGCGCGTGATTTGGTTGCATCGCCCTGCGGCATGGGCAAAATGGAATGCCACAGTATTACTTGTCTGAGACACTTTGCCTTGAGCCAGCCTCTTCCCGAACTGACCGCCGTTCCCCCGGTCACGGACTCGCCGACTGCGATTGCCCAATGGGTGGCCGAAGTGCTTCGCGATCGTATCGTTAAAGGCGAGTACCCGCCCGGCTCGCGGTTGGTGGAGCGGCGCATCTCGGCGGAACTGGATCTGTCGCGCACGCCGGTGCGCGAGGCGCTGAAGCTGCTGCATCAGGACGGGCTGATCGAGATCTCGCGCAACAAGGGTGCGCAGGTGGTGCAATGCAGCGCCGAAGAGGCGGTGCAGCTTTTCGAGGTGATTGCCTCGCTCGAAAGCCTTGCCGCCGAGCGGCTCGCGCGGACCATCACGCCCGCGCTGCTGGACGAGCTTGAAGACCTGCACGCGCAGATGATGGTGTTTCACAAGCTGGGCAACCACACCGATTATTTCGACACCAATTCCGCGATCCACGATTTCATCGTCGAGAACTGCGGCAATCCCATCGTGCATGATGCGCACAAGCGGCTGATTGCGCGGGCGCGCTATGGCCGGTTCATGGCGATCCACAGCGCCGACCGACTGGCGCAATCGGTGCAAGAGCATGAGACGCTGATGGAGGCGCTGCGCAGCGGCGACGCGGCGGCGGCGGCGCAGGTCTGGCGCCAGCATCTCCAGCACACCGGCGAGACCTTCGCCGCCGTTCTGGAGGACGGGGAGGGTTAGGCCTCCTTCGCCCGCGTTCACGAAACATCCCGACAAGGTTGCCCCGACCCGC is a genomic window containing:
- a CDS encoding ABC transporter permease; this encodes MSDGTMSDERKLSAPTRPPAGRNLARKLAPALWSLASLAIFVGLWELAWWRGWANPLLLPPPHIFLANLPDQFRFFDPNGQRAGALSQGGSFWSVLGVIGWTSLRVTAGLGLGFIMSLGIGLAIRYFRIFGNLMLPMVTMLAPISPVAWIPVAVFVFGIGNPPAIFLVFIAIFFVMTLATLSLIDSVPKNYIQLAKIMGCSKRQIYRHVILPAILPDLFVTLRMNLFAAWMVVLIAEAVGVGSGLGQVTMLARNTFNASLVFFTMTLIGITGFAFDQALRYVQRKVLWWVGPSPVGGV
- a CDS encoding ABC transporter substrate-binding protein; the encoded protein is MCERCGNTYQNIQMASRRGFLKGSAAAAASLALPAGLMSASEAAAAGMTTIKATHGSGLCNLGIFLAKERELAKDDGVELDFVVTPTTTDVVTLFGAGMVDVSVIPYSNFITLVDAGAPVRIVAGAGVEGCIFVGAEGITSAEDLKGKTIGTFQADTLEVLPYDYLTAAGMSFADVDVKYFNTSPELAAAFINGAIDAVCHIEPYATQCLQERAGASVLSDGLDVYGKGYSDCVLAARIPLLEENPDAVKAVIKAMMTAQLQSEQDTDKALEDTVGTYYKTSLEALKLAQSRQPVMIDQRNNTEFFVERSASMQAMGYVKNTLPAEAVDWTLLEEVIAENGDLYEQLALKTA
- a CDS encoding amidohydrolase family protein → MSIEIVTARWIVSGAKDDVSPDIIENAALAHEDGIILAVGPAAEITAAYPGAKTTDYPHHLMMPGLVNSHHHIGLTPLQLGAPDYALELWFAARLSMRKIDPYLDTLFSAFEMISSGVTTVQHIQGWATGDLEQVKASAGGVLKAYETVGMRASYCYAVREQNRFVYEADEDFCRRLPPEAGRAMAEHLGQQKMSFAEYMALYEHLRDSNGNSRARIQLAPANLHWMTDDGLLAMKERSDADGVPMHMHLLETAYQKEYAFKRTGTTAVKHLEKLGLLSPKLTLGHGVWMTEEDLEICAGTGTCVCHNCSSNFRLRSGMLPLMELRKRGIVVGMGIDEAGINDDRDMLQEMRMALTVHRVPGMDHSAVPTPTGVLRMASEHGALTTAFGAEIGRLDPGRRFDAVVLDYDSATYPYQDPDIAPLDALIHRAKCKDVHEVLIDGEVVYRDGSFTRIDRAEVLAQIAEALAKPRDEEEQHRHWLRDQVFGEVENFYDGYITGTAPRTPFYNRSSRD
- a CDS encoding ABC transporter ATP-binding protein, which produces MLGLSIKNVSKTWNPDGPEPVPAVRNLTLDVALGEFVVLLGPSGCGKSSLLYIVAGLEDATQGSVTFDALEITEPSPERSLIFQEASLYPWLTVKDNITFGLRIAGKSPREMDEAAERLLRLVGLVGAGNKRPHELSGGMRQRAALARALAMKPKVLLMDEPFAALDIQTRARMQKHLLDVWESSGASVLLVTHSIDEALALADRIVVFTARPGQIKAEIRLDQARPRDLRSPEMIDLARRCEALLAEEVEKSFKEQEFS
- a CDS encoding GntR family transcriptional regulator, which translates into the protein MSQPLPELTAVPPVTDSPTAIAQWVAEVLRDRIVKGEYPPGSRLVERRISAELDLSRTPVREALKLLHQDGLIEISRNKGAQVVQCSAEEAVQLFEVIASLESLAAERLARTITPALLDELEDLHAQMMVFHKLGNHTDYFDTNSAIHDFIVENCGNPIVHDAHKRLIARARYGRFMAIHSADRLAQSVQEHETLMEALRSGDAAAAAQVWRQHLQHTGETFAAVLEDGEG